A section of the Triticum dicoccoides isolate Atlit2015 ecotype Zavitan chromosome 7A, WEW_v2.0, whole genome shotgun sequence genome encodes:
- the LOC119330179 gene encoding NAC domain-containing protein 78-like → MTHPSSSSSSAPAAAPDDPTSLAPGFRFHPTDEELVSYYLKRKVLGRPLKVDAIAEVDLYKVEPWDLPARSRLRSRDSQWYFFSRLDRKHANRARTNRATAGGYWKTTGKDREVRHGARVVGMKKTLVFHAGRAPKGERTNWVMHEYRLEGDGAAGIPQDSFVVCRIFQKAGPGPQNGAQYGAPFVEEEWEADEDDDFGPLPVQRDVFGEHEAPGAMEKGYLQMNDLIQDLAGQNENGSVVLPVSDTSNTSSHSEDVEGNSGDILNDPSLCSNFLQYIHPGEQNSPMLVENMLSNANVGDFLNSSSPNDEFLELKDLELPLGNDSTIWPSDGWAWKTAFPLDAVNRSNNEVPLITGDQPFQPDELAQLLQTLQDDSSQLGSTMTDLPHSSITNSVKPEDDSLVYFDAPFDNSMFSDGFRQTNEFLGSPATILSGIETLDDGIPYYDAMDDNLFNDMMCSVQQSAGSSSHVFNGPVLTQEVNNPSYTYSPTQKVVEPNFVVGAPSSARLSEAGGQLNCVVLPDSQAKNGSMGKRFVKMLDSISAPPAFAAEFPGKSLSGVHPNTISVSTEVISIGSLTVASRQGKWSFQKDEDMELVFSTGFQPDNRIHCGGCNTVTAVLRGGFCLFFLSAIMLLLSYEVGLCIYGK, encoded by the exons CTCCCTTGCCCCGGGCTTCCGCTTCCACCCAACAGACGAGGAGCTCGTCTCCTACTACCTCAAGCGCAAGGTGCTCGGTCGCCCGCTCAAGGTCGACGCCATCGCTGAGGTAGACCTCTACAAGgtcgagccatgggacctcccggcaAGGTCGCGCCTCCGCAGCCGCGACTCCCAGTGGTACTTCTTCAGCCGCCTCGACCGCAAGCACGCCAACCGCGCGCGCACCAACCGCGCCACTGCAGGAGGCTACTGGAAGACCACCGGCAAGGACAGGGAGGTCCGCCATGGAGCTAGGGTTGTCGGGATGAAGAAGACGCTCGTCTTCCACGCTGGCCGCGCGCCTAAGGGCGAGCgcaccaactgggtcatgcacgagTATCGCCTTGAGGGCGATGGCGCAGCCGGGATCCCACAG GATTCATTTGTAGTGTGCCGAATCTTCCAGAAGGCTGGGCCTGGTCCTCAAAACGGGGCACAGTATGGAGCTCCCTTCGTCGAGGAGGAGTGGGAGGCGGATGAGGATGATGATTTTGGTCCTCTGCCAGTGCAGAGGGACGTTTTTGGTGAGCATGAGGCTCCTGGTGCTATGGAGAAAGGATATCTTCAGATGAATGATCTCATTCAG GACTTGGCTGGTCAAAATGAGAATGGCAGTGTTGTTTTGCCGGTTTCTGACACTTCAAACACCAGCAGCCATTCTGAAGACGTAGAAGGAAATTCAGGGGACATTTTGAATGACCCAAGTCTTTGTTCTAATTTTCTTCAGTATATTCATCCTGGAGAACAAAATAGCCCAATGCTTGTTGAAAATATGTTATCTAATGCCAATGTTGGAGATTTTCTTAATAGTTCTAGCCCCAATGATGAATTCCTAGAGCTGAAGGATTTGGAGTTACCTCTAGGCAATGATTCCACTATCTGGCCTTCTGATGGTTGGGCCTGGAAAACAGCTTTCCCCTTGGATGCTGTAAACAGGTCCAACAATGAGGTTCCTCTGATCACTGGTGATCAGCCTTTCCAGCCAGATGAGTTGGCCCAGTTGCTGCAGACACTACAAGATGACTCCTCCCAGTTGGGCTCAACTATGACCGATCTCCCACACTCTTCTATTACAAATTCAGTCAAGCCAGAAGATGATTCTCTTGTGTATTTTGATGCACCCTTTGATAACTCAATGTTCAGTGATGGATTTAGACAGACGAATGAATTCCTTGGCTCCCCAGCAACCATTCTATCTGGTATCGAGACACTGGATGATGGTATTCCATACTATGATGCAATGGACGATAACTTATTTAATGATATGATGTGCTCTGTACAGCAGTCGGCTGGGAGCAGCTCCCATGTCTTTAATGGGCCAGTTCTTACTCAAGAG GTCAACAATCCCAGCTATACATATAGTCCAACTCAAAAGGTTGTAGAACCTAATTTTGTAGTTGGGGCCCCGTCGTCCGCTAGGTTATCTGAAGCTGGTGGCCAGTTAAATTGTGTTGTTTTACCAG ATTCTCAGGCTAAGAATGGCTCCATGGGAAAGCGTTTTGTAAAGATGCTGGATTCAATCTCGGCTCCCCCTGCTTTTGCAGCAGAGTTCCCAGGCAAATCCTTGTCTGGTGTGCACCCTAACACCATCAGCGTGTCTACCGAAGTAATCAGCATAGGAAGCTTAACTGTTGCTTCTCGACAAGGCAAGTGGTCGTTCCAGAAGGATGAAGACATGGAGCTTGTCTTCTCCACAGGTTTCCAGCCTGATAACCGCATACACTGTGGTGGCTGCAACACAGTGACTGCGGTGCTGCGCGGCGGCTTCTGTCTCTTTTTCCTGTCAGCAATAATGCTCCTGTTGAGCTACGAGGTGGGCCTGTGCATCTACGGCAAGTAA